The following proteins come from a genomic window of Pseudomonas hygromyciniae:
- the mreD gene encoding rod shape-determining protein MreD, whose protein sequence is MAGTHSRNGWMVWLTFAIGMLLSVSPMPQFMEILRPLWLALLLAFWALALPHKVGMVTAMCLGLAEDVMYGTLLGQNALILTLITFLVLSLQQRLRMFPMWQQCLVILVIFGLAQLVQLWLSALTGNRQPTLALVLPALVSALLWPWISFGLRGLRRRYKIN, encoded by the coding sequence ATGGCCGGTACTCATTCACGCAATGGCTGGATGGTCTGGTTGACATTCGCCATCGGTATGCTGCTCAGCGTTTCGCCGATGCCGCAATTCATGGAAATCCTACGCCCGCTATGGCTGGCATTGCTCCTGGCATTCTGGGCCCTGGCCCTGCCGCACAAGGTCGGCATGGTCACTGCGATGTGCCTGGGGCTGGCTGAGGACGTGATGTATGGCACGTTGCTCGGGCAGAACGCGTTGATTCTTACGCTGATTACATTCTTGGTGCTGTCGTTGCAGCAACGCCTGCGTATGTTCCCGATGTGGCAGCAGTGCCTGGTCATCCTGGTGATCTTCGGTCTGGCCCAGTTGGTGCAACTGTGGCTCAGCGCCTTGACCGGCAACCGCCAACCCACCTTGGCGCTGGTCTTGCCGGCCTTGGTCAGTGCGCTGTTGTGGCCATGGATCAGCTTCGGCCTGCGTGGGTTGCGTCGCCGCTATAAAATCAATTGA
- a CDS encoding carbon-nitrogen hydrolase family protein has protein sequence MSFAVIQMVSQSDVLANLAQARRLLEQAAAEGAQLAVLPENFAAMGRRDVAAIGRAEALGEGPILPWLKLAARDLNLWIVAGTLPLPPQDHPDAKSNACSLLIDAQGQIVARYDKLHLFDVDVADARGRYRESDDYAYGNHVVVADTPVGRLGLTVCYDLRFPELYSELRAAGAELITAPSAFTAVTGAAHWDVLIRARAIETQCYLLAAAQGGVHPGPRETYGHGAIVDPWGRVLAQQDQGEAVLLAERDSSEQASIRARMPVAGHRRFFSQGAQRPASER, from the coding sequence ATGTCCTTTGCGGTAATCCAGATGGTCAGCCAGAGCGATGTCCTGGCCAACCTGGCCCAGGCCAGGCGCTTGCTGGAGCAGGCTGCGGCAGAGGGCGCGCAACTGGCGGTCCTGCCGGAAAACTTCGCCGCCATGGGCCGGCGCGATGTGGCCGCCATCGGCCGTGCCGAAGCGTTGGGCGAGGGGCCGATCCTGCCCTGGTTGAAACTGGCCGCCCGTGACCTCAACTTATGGATAGTGGCCGGCACACTGCCGTTGCCCCCACAGGATCACCCCGACGCCAAGTCCAATGCCTGCTCGTTGTTGATCGACGCACAGGGTCAGATCGTCGCCCGCTACGACAAGCTGCACCTGTTTGACGTGGATGTGGCTGACGCGCGCGGTCGTTATCGTGAATCCGACGACTATGCTTACGGCAATCACGTGGTGGTGGCCGATACGCCGGTCGGGCGCCTGGGGCTGACGGTCTGTTATGACCTGCGCTTTCCGGAGCTGTACAGCGAATTACGCGCGGCGGGTGCCGAATTGATTACCGCGCCCTCGGCCTTTACGGCGGTGACCGGCGCGGCGCACTGGGATGTGCTGATCCGTGCGCGGGCTATTGAAACCCAGTGTTACCTGCTGGCGGCCGCGCAAGGTGGCGTGCACCCGGGGCCGCGGGAAACCTATGGACATGGGGCGATTGTTGATCCGTGGGGGCGGGTGCTGGCACAACAGGATCAAGGCGAAGCGGTGTTGTTGGCCGAACGCGATAGCAGCGAACAAGCGTCGATACGGGCGCGTATGCCGGTGGCAGGCCACCGGCGCTTTTTCTCGCAGGGCGCACAGCGACCTGCTTCAGAACGATGA
- a CDS encoding YhdP family protein — MERLPRFFAALTRWGLGLCALLLVLAAVYVSLGRELTPLVAEYRGEVEVKAQAAIDMPLSIGSLEGRWSGFAPVLLAHDVMVGEGSSAVRLDQVQVVPDLWASLLAWDVRIAHLEVSGLQLSVKEDQDGHWALQGLPVQDDQPLDPEQLLKRMQAVAKVSLLDSQVTLQPFEQAPLTLTYVGLSLQTGATRQRLDARLTLPDGQPLALSLRTRIRASQWRDGEVQAYLSLPQSNWAQWIPAKLTRDWKLSELKAGGEFWLTWANGTLQSAATRLNAPQVKVRYAQRKPTSIQNLGLTAYLQRSDSGLKVVFDSLAMNLGDTRWESHLQLQQTLATDKAQEIWNLQADRLDLTPITPLLNALAPLPEGFAKTVEALKATGVLRNVLVDYRPQEEGDQRVSFAANLDRVGFDAYFGAPAARNVSGSISGDLGQGELRMDSKDFVLHLDPIFAKPWQYIQANARLTWKLDKQGFTLIAPYIKVLGEEGKVAADFLIRLHFDHSQEDYMDLRVGMVDGDGRFTPKYLPAVLSPALDEWLRTAILKGAVEEGFFQYQGSLNHDALTAARNISLFFKVHDAELAFQPGWPHVSKVAGEVFVEETGVRILASKGQLLDTKVKDIYVNIPHALPGHDSHLLLTGGFAGGLGDGLKILQDAPIGTASTFAGWKGEGDLQGSLDLDIPLAKGAEPKIVVDFKTDKARLQLAEPTLDLNQLKGEFRFDSAKGLSGQNISAQAFDRPITAQIAAGGKPGNLSTRVTAKGQVTVKRLTDWLKVSQPLPVSGDIPYQLQLDLDGADSQLRVSSNLKGVAVDLPAPFGMPASQGRESVFRMTLQGAERRYWFDYGELANFTFAAPADNFAQGRGELFLGDGDALLPGGKGLRIRGVLSELDIDPWKKLVERYAGNDPGGNAKQLLSSADFKIGKLTGFGTQFDQVTLKLDRKPAAWGLQLDSQQAKGTVGLPDAKGAPIAINLQYVKLPAVDPTIQADENAPDPLASINPKDIPALDIAIAQLFQGPDLIGAWSLKVRPTAKGMAFNNLDLGLKGMQLKGAGGWEGAPGASNSWYKGRLDGKNIADVLKGWGFAPTVTSQDFHLDVDGRWPGSPAWVGPKRFSGSLDASFRKGQFVEVEGGAQALRVFGLLNFNSIGRRLRLDFSDLLGKGLSYDRVKGLLAASNGVFVTREPIILTGPSSNLELNGTLDLVADRVDAKLLVTLPVTNNLPIAALIVGAPAIGGALFLIDKLIGDRVSRFASVQYKVEGPWKDPKITFDKPFEKPQ; from the coding sequence ATGGAGCGTCTGCCACGCTTTTTTGCCGCACTGACCCGTTGGGGCCTTGGCCTGTGTGCATTGCTGTTGGTGCTGGCGGCGGTCTACGTCAGCCTGGGCCGTGAATTGACGCCATTGGTGGCGGAGTACCGCGGCGAAGTCGAGGTCAAGGCACAGGCGGCGATCGACATGCCCCTGAGCATTGGCAGCCTGGAAGGGCGTTGGAGCGGCTTTGCCCCGGTATTGCTCGCCCATGATGTGATGGTCGGTGAAGGCAGCAGTGCCGTGCGCCTGGACCAGGTGCAAGTGGTGCCCGATCTCTGGGCCAGCCTGCTGGCGTGGGATGTGCGCATTGCCCATCTGGAAGTCAGCGGCTTGCAGCTCAGCGTCAAGGAAGACCAGGACGGCCATTGGGCGTTGCAAGGCCTGCCGGTGCAGGACGACCAGCCCTTGGACCCGGAGCAACTGCTCAAGCGCATGCAGGCGGTGGCAAAGGTCTCGCTGCTGGACAGCCAGGTTACCTTGCAGCCGTTCGAACAAGCGCCGCTGACCTTGACCTACGTGGGCTTGAGCCTGCAAACCGGCGCCACTCGCCAGCGCCTGGATGCCCGCCTGACCTTGCCCGATGGGCAACCGCTGGCTCTCAGCCTGCGCACGCGGATCCGTGCCAGCCAGTGGCGCGACGGTGAAGTCCAGGCGTACCTGAGCCTGCCCCAGAGCAATTGGGCGCAATGGATACCGGCGAAGTTGACCCGGGACTGGAAACTCAGCGAGTTGAAAGCCGGCGGTGAGTTCTGGCTGACCTGGGCCAATGGCACCCTGCAAAGTGCCGCCACCCGGCTCAATGCGCCGCAGGTGAAGGTCCGTTATGCCCAGCGCAAGCCCACGAGCATCCAGAACCTGGGCCTCACGGCCTACCTGCAGCGCAGTGACAGCGGTCTGAAGGTGGTCTTCGACTCTTTGGCCATGAACCTGGGCGACACCCGTTGGGAGTCGCACCTGCAATTGCAGCAAACCCTGGCCACCGACAAGGCGCAGGAGATCTGGAATCTGCAGGCCGACCGCCTGGATCTGACGCCGATTACCCCCTTGCTCAATGCTCTGGCGCCATTGCCGGAAGGTTTTGCCAAGACCGTAGAGGCGTTGAAGGCCACGGGCGTGCTGCGCAATGTGCTAGTGGATTATCGTCCGCAGGAGGAGGGCGACCAGCGCGTTAGCTTCGCCGCCAACCTCGACCGCGTGGGCTTTGACGCCTATTTCGGCGCGCCGGCGGCCCGCAATGTATCCGGGAGCATCAGTGGCGACCTGGGCCAGGGCGAGTTGCGCATGGACAGCAAGGATTTCGTCTTGCACCTGGACCCGATTTTCGCCAAGCCCTGGCAGTACATCCAGGCCAATGCACGCTTGACGTGGAAGCTGGATAAGCAAGGCTTCACGCTGATTGCACCGTATATCAAGGTGCTCGGGGAAGAGGGCAAGGTGGCGGCGGATTTCCTGATTCGCCTGCATTTCGATCATAGCCAGGAAGACTACATGGACCTGCGGGTCGGCATGGTCGATGGCGATGGGCGCTTCACCCCCAAGTACTTGCCTGCGGTGTTGAGCCCGGCCCTGGATGAGTGGCTGCGTACAGCCATACTCAAGGGTGCGGTCGAGGAAGGGTTCTTCCAGTATCAAGGCTCGCTGAACCACGATGCGCTGACGGCGGCGCGCAATATCAGCCTGTTCTTCAAGGTGCATGACGCCGAATTGGCATTCCAGCCGGGCTGGCCCCATGTCAGCAAGGTGGCCGGTGAAGTGTTCGTCGAAGAGACCGGCGTGCGCATCCTGGCCAGCAAGGGGCAACTGCTCGATACCAAGGTCAAGGATATCTACGTCAACATTCCCCATGCGCTGCCCGGCCATGACAGCCATTTGCTGCTGACGGGCGGGTTTGCCGGCGGTCTGGGGGACGGCCTGAAGATCCTTCAGGACGCGCCCATCGGCACGGCGTCGACGTTTGCCGGCTGGAAAGGCGAGGGCGACCTGCAAGGTTCCCTGGACCTGGATATTCCCCTGGCCAAGGGCGCCGAGCCGAAAATTGTAGTGGACTTCAAGACCGACAAGGCGCGCCTGCAACTGGCTGAGCCGACCCTGGACCTGAACCAGCTCAAGGGCGAGTTCCGCTTCGACAGCGCCAAGGGCCTGAGTGGCCAGAACATCAGCGCCCAAGCCTTTGACCGGCCGATCACTGCGCAGATTGCTGCCGGTGGCAAGCCAGGAAATCTCAGCACACGGGTCACCGCCAAGGGCCAGGTAACGGTCAAGCGCCTTACCGACTGGCTGAAAGTCAGCCAGCCTCTGCCGGTATCCGGGGATATCCCGTACCAACTGCAACTCGATCTGGATGGTGCCGACAGCCAGTTGCGGGTCAGCTCCAACCTCAAGGGCGTGGCAGTGGACTTGCCGGCGCCGTTTGGCATGCCCGCCAGCCAGGGTCGTGAGAGTGTGTTCCGCATGACCTTGCAAGGCGCGGAGCGGCGTTACTGGTTTGATTACGGCGAGTTGGCGAACTTTACCTTTGCAGCCCCGGCGGACAACTTTGCCCAGGGCCGGGGCGAGCTGTTCCTCGGTGATGGCGACGCCTTGCTGCCCGGTGGCAAGGGCCTGCGGATTCGCGGGGTGCTGTCGGAACTGGATATCGATCCCTGGAAGAAGTTGGTAGAGCGCTACGCCGGCAATGATCCGGGCGGCAATGCCAAGCAACTGCTGAGCAGTGCCGATTTCAAGATCGGCAAGCTGACAGGCTTTGGGACCCAGTTCGACCAGGTCACCCTGAAACTGGACCGCAAGCCCGCCGCCTGGGGCCTGCAACTCGACAGCCAGCAGGCCAAGGGCACGGTTGGCCTGCCAGATGCGAAGGGTGCGCCCATTGCCATCAACCTGCAGTATGTGAAGCTGCCGGCGGTCGACCCTACGATACAGGCCGATGAAAACGCGCCTGATCCCCTGGCCAGCATCAATCCCAAGGATATTCCCGCGCTGGATATCGCCATTGCCCAGTTGTTCCAGGGCCCCGACCTGATCGGCGCTTGGTCCTTGAAGGTGCGTCCGACAGCCAAGGGCATGGCCTTCAACAACCTCGACTTGGGTCTCAAGGGCATGCAGCTCAAGGGCGCTGGTGGTTGGGAAGGGGCTCCTGGCGCGAGCAACAGTTGGTACAAGGGACGCCTGGACGGCAAGAATATCGCCGATGTGCTCAAGGGCTGGGGCTTTGCGCCCACGGTGACTAGCCAGGATTTTCATCTGGATGTTGATGGGCGCTGGCCGGGTTCGCCTGCGTGGGTTGGGCCCAAGCGTTTTTCCGGCAGCCTGGATGCGTCATTCCGCAAGGGCCAGTTCGTCGAGGTCGAGGGCGGTGCCCAGGCTTTACGGGTGTTTGGCTTGCTGAATTTCAACTCGATTGGCCGGCGTTTGCGCCTGGACTTCTCGGACTTGCTCGGCAAGGGCCTTAGCTACGACCGGGTCAAGGGCTTGTTGGCTGCCAGCAATGGTGTGTTTGTGACCCGTGAGCCGATTATCCTCACGGGGCCGTCGAGCAATCTGGAGCTAAACGGCACCCTGGACCTGGTGGCTGATCGTGTCGATGCCAAGTTGCTGGTGACCTTGCCGGTGACCAACAACCTGCCGATTGCCGCGTTGATCGTGGGCGCGCCGGCCATTGGCGGCGCGTTGTTTTTGATCGACAAGTTGATCGGTGATCGGGTTTCGCGTTTTGCCAGCGTCCAGTACAAGGTGGAAGGGCCATGGAAAGATCCAAAAATCACCTTCGACAAGCCATTTGAAAAACCACAATAA
- the mreC gene encoding rod shape-determining protein MreC produces MGVRLLVLVVLSVALMVVDARFTLLKPVRSQMSLVLMQSYWITDLPQRLWQGVASQFGSRTELVAENEKLKTENLLLQGRMQKLAALTEQNVRLRELLNSSALVNEKVEVAELIGMDPNPFTHRIIINKGERDGVVLGQPVLDARGLMGQVVELMPYTSRVLLLTDTTHSIPVQVNRNGLRAIASGTGNPERLELRHVADTADIKEGDLLVSSGLGQRFPAGYPVATVKEVIHDSGQPFAIVRAVPTAALNRSRYLLLVFSDTRTPEERANDAAQAQEAQDKQDGTATPIIPATVPKPAAPVATPVVPATPAAATPAKPVAQPARPVKPAATAPAAAPTPATTRQGAQ; encoded by the coding sequence TTGGGCGTGCGCTTGTTGGTGCTGGTCGTGCTATCGGTCGCACTGATGGTGGTCGATGCCCGCTTCACACTGCTCAAGCCAGTGCGTAGCCAGATGTCGCTGGTATTGATGCAGTCCTACTGGATCACTGACCTGCCGCAACGGCTATGGCAAGGTGTGGCCAGCCAATTTGGCAGCCGTACCGAACTGGTGGCCGAGAACGAAAAACTCAAGACCGAAAACCTGCTGTTGCAGGGGCGCATGCAAAAGCTGGCGGCCCTGACCGAACAGAACGTCCGGCTGCGCGAGTTGCTCAATTCTTCCGCGTTGGTCAACGAAAAGGTCGAAGTGGCCGAGTTGATCGGCATGGACCCCAACCCCTTCACCCACCGCATCATCATCAACAAGGGCGAGCGCGATGGCGTGGTCCTTGGCCAACCGGTGCTCGATGCCCGTGGCCTGATGGGCCAGGTGGTTGAGTTGATGCCCTATACCTCCCGCGTGCTGCTGCTCACCGACACCACCCACAGCATTCCGGTGCAGGTCAACCGCAATGGCCTGCGGGCGATTGCCAGCGGTACGGGTAACCCCGAGCGCCTGGAGCTGCGGCATGTGGCGGACACCGCCGACATCAAGGAAGGCGACCTGCTGGTCAGCTCCGGTCTTGGCCAGCGGTTCCCGGCAGGCTACCCGGTGGCGACGGTCAAGGAAGTGATCCACGATTCCGGGCAGCCCTTTGCGATTGTGCGTGCGGTGCCAACGGCTGCGCTGAACCGCAGCCGCTACCTGTTGCTGGTGTTCAGTGACACGCGCACGCCGGAAGAGCGCGCCAACGACGCCGCCCAAGCCCAGGAAGCACAAGACAAGCAAGACGGCACTGCGACGCCGATCATCCCGGCAACCGTACCCAAGCCAGCGGCACCTGTGGCGACACCGGTTGTACCTGCTACGCCTGCTGCCGCGACACCGGCCAAGCCGGTGGCCCAACCTGCTCGGCCAGTCAAACCAGCGGCGACTGCGCCTGCTGCGGCGCCCACGCCGGCAACCACTCGACAGGGGGCGCAATAA
- the mreB gene encoding rod shape-determining protein MreB, which yields MFKKLRGMFSSDLSIDLGTANTLIYVRERGIVLNEPSVVAIRTHGNQKSVVAVGTEAKRMLGRTPGNIAAIRPMKDGVIADFSVCEKMLQYFINKVHENSFLQPSPRVLICVPCKSTQVERRAIRESALGAGAREVFLIEEPMAAAIGAGLPVEEARGSMVVDIGGGTTEIALISLNGVVYAESVRVGGDRFDEAIITYVRRNYGSLIGESTAERIKQEIGTAYPGGEVREVDVRGRNLAEGVPRAFTLNSNEVLEALQESLATIVQAVKSALEQSPPELASDIAERGLVLTGGGALLRDLDKLLAQETGLPVIVAEDPLTCVARGGGRALEMMDKHTMDLLSSE from the coding sequence ATGTTCAAGAAACTGCGTGGCATGTTTTCCAGCGATCTTTCCATCGACCTGGGCACTGCCAACACCCTTATTTACGTGCGCGAGCGCGGTATCGTCCTGAATGAGCCATCGGTTGTGGCCATTCGGACCCATGGTAATCAGAAAAGTGTCGTTGCCGTGGGCACCGAGGCCAAGCGTATGCTCGGCCGCACACCTGGCAACATTGCCGCCATTCGTCCGATGAAAGACGGCGTGATCGCCGACTTCAGCGTCTGCGAGAAGATGCTGCAGTACTTCATCAACAAGGTTCACGAAAACAGTTTCCTGCAGCCCAGCCCTCGTGTGCTGATCTGCGTTCCATGCAAATCCACCCAGGTGGAGCGTCGTGCCATCCGTGAATCGGCCCTTGGCGCCGGTGCCCGCGAAGTGTTCCTGATCGAAGAACCAATGGCTGCGGCCATCGGTGCCGGCCTGCCGGTTGAAGAAGCGCGCGGTTCGATGGTGGTGGATATCGGTGGTGGTACCACTGAAATCGCCCTGATCTCCCTCAATGGGGTGGTGTATGCCGAATCCGTACGGGTTGGCGGCGACCGCTTCGACGAAGCAATCATCACTTATGTGCGCCGTAACTACGGCAGCCTGATCGGCGAATCCACCGCCGAGCGCATCAAGCAGGAAATCGGTACCGCTTATCCGGGCGGCGAAGTGCGCGAAGTCGATGTGCGCGGTCGCAACCTGGCCGAAGGCGTTCCGCGTGCCTTTACCTTGAACTCCAATGAAGTGCTGGAAGCTCTGCAAGAGTCCCTGGCCACCATCGTTCAGGCGGTAAAAAGCGCCCTGGAGCAATCGCCGCCGGAACTGGCTTCCGATATCGCCGAGCGTGGCCTGGTGCTGACCGGTGGCGGCGCCTTGCTGCGCGACCTCGACAAGCTGCTGGCCCAGGAAACCGGCCTGCCGGTGATTGTCGCCGAAGACCCGCTGACCTGCGTGGCCCGTGGCGGTGGTCGTGCACTGGAAATGATGGATAAACACACCATGGACCTGCTCTCCAGCGAATAA
- a CDS encoding Maf family protein codes for MHALYLASGSPRRRELLTQIGVPFTVVNAAIDETPLGNESPAAYVERLARGKAAAGLATLADSANTCVLGADTAVILDGRILGKPLDQADALAMLLALSDREHEVLTAIAVLDGQRCETRLVSSRVRFRKISTHEATTYWHSGEPQDKAGGYAIQGLAAVFVAGLNGSYSAVVGLPVCETAELLSHFGIPCWQHLSVR; via the coding sequence ATGCATGCGCTTTATCTGGCCTCCGGCTCTCCTCGGCGACGTGAACTGCTGACCCAGATCGGCGTGCCGTTCACCGTGGTCAACGCCGCCATCGATGAAACACCCCTGGGCAACGAATCACCTGCGGCCTATGTCGAACGCCTGGCCCGTGGCAAAGCCGCCGCAGGCCTGGCGACATTGGCCGACAGCGCAAATACCTGCGTGCTGGGCGCCGATACCGCCGTCATCCTCGATGGCCGAATCCTGGGCAAGCCCCTGGATCAGGCCGATGCCCTGGCCATGCTGCTGGCCCTTTCTGATCGTGAACACGAAGTCCTCACCGCCATTGCCGTGCTCGATGGCCAGCGCTGCGAAACGCGCCTGGTCAGTAGCCGCGTGCGCTTTCGCAAGATTTCAACACACGAAGCAACGACTTACTGGCACAGCGGGGAACCCCAGGACAAGGCGGGCGGCTATGCTATCCAAGGGCTGGCGGCGGTGTTTGTCGCCGGCCTCAATGGCAGCTACTCCGCAGTCGTTGGCCTGCCGGTCTGCGAAACAGCAGAACTGCTGAGCCATTTCGGCATACCCTGTTGGCAACACCTTTCCGTGCGCTGA
- the gatC gene encoding Asp-tRNA(Asn)/Glu-tRNA(Gln) amidotransferase subunit GatC, which translates to MALERSDVEKIAHLACLGLNEADLPQTTAALNSILGLVDQMQAVNTDGIEPLAHPLEASQRLRADVVTERNNREAYQSIAPAVENGLYLVPKVID; encoded by the coding sequence ATGGCGCTTGAACGCTCCGACGTGGAAAAAATCGCTCATTTGGCCTGCCTGGGCCTCAATGAAGCCGATCTTCCACAGACCACCGCAGCCCTGAACAGCATTCTCGGGCTGGTCGACCAGATGCAAGCGGTGAATACCGACGGCATCGAACCCCTGGCCCACCCACTGGAAGCCAGCCAGCGCCTGCGCGCAGACGTCGTGACCGAACGCAATAATCGCGAGGCCTACCAGTCCATCGCACCAGCGGTCGAAAACGGCCTGTACCTGGTTCCGAAAGTCATCGACTAA
- the rng gene encoding ribonuclease G has protein sequence MSEEILINITPMESRVAVVENGVLQEVHVERTQKRGIVGNIYKGKVVRVLPGMQAAFVDIGLDRAAFIHASEISLREGPAVESISALVHEGQSLVVQVTKDPIGSKGARLTTQLSIPSRYLVYMPRTAHVGISLKIEDEGERERLKKVVSDCVAAEGIKEAGGFILRTAAEGAGADEILMDIRYLRRLWDQIAAQIKTIGAPSVIYEDLGLALRTLRDLVSPKIEKIRIDSRETFQRTTQFVAELMPEIADRLEHYPGERPIFDLYGVEDEIQKALERKVPLKSGGYLVVDPAEAMSTIDVNTGAFVGHRNLEETIFKTNLEAATAIARQLRLRNLGGIIIIDFIDMEDEEHQRQVLRTLEKQLERDHAKTNIIGITELGLVQMTRKRTRESLEQVLCEPCSSCQGRGKLKTPETVCYEIFREILREARAYQAEGYRVLANQKVVDRLLDEESGNVAELEGFIGRTIRFQVETMYSQEQYDVVLL, from the coding sequence ATGAGTGAAGAGATTCTGATCAATATCACGCCGATGGAATCGCGCGTGGCGGTGGTAGAAAACGGTGTTTTGCAGGAAGTGCACGTCGAGCGCACCCAGAAGCGCGGGATCGTTGGCAATATCTATAAAGGCAAGGTCGTGCGGGTGTTGCCTGGGATGCAGGCGGCCTTTGTCGATATCGGCCTGGACCGCGCGGCATTTATCCATGCCTCGGAAATTTCCCTGCGCGAAGGCCCGGCTGTCGAGAGCATCAGCGCCCTGGTGCATGAAGGGCAGAGCCTGGTGGTGCAAGTCACCAAGGATCCGATCGGCTCCAAGGGCGCGCGCCTGACCACGCAGTTATCGATTCCTTCGCGCTACCTGGTTTACATGCCACGCACCGCCCATGTCGGCATTTCCCTGAAAATCGAAGACGAAGGCGAGCGTGAGCGCTTGAAAAAGGTCGTCAGCGATTGCGTGGCGGCCGAAGGCATCAAAGAAGCGGGCGGCTTTATCCTGCGCACCGCCGCCGAGGGCGCCGGTGCCGACGAGATCCTCATGGACATTCGCTACCTGCGGCGCCTGTGGGACCAGATCGCTGCCCAGATCAAGACCATCGGCGCGCCGAGCGTCATCTATGAAGACCTGGGCCTGGCCCTGCGAACCCTACGCGACTTGGTCAGCCCCAAGATCGAGAAAATTCGCATCGACTCGCGGGAAACCTTCCAGCGAACCACGCAATTTGTTGCCGAACTGATGCCGGAAATCGCCGACCGCCTGGAACACTACCCCGGTGAACGGCCGATTTTCGACCTGTATGGCGTCGAGGACGAAATCCAGAAGGCCCTGGAACGCAAGGTGCCGCTCAAGTCCGGTGGCTACCTGGTGGTGGACCCGGCGGAAGCCATGAGCACCATTGACGTGAACACCGGCGCCTTCGTCGGCCATCGCAACCTTGAAGAAACGATCTTCAAGACCAACCTCGAAGCCGCCACTGCCATTGCCCGCCAACTGCGCCTGCGCAACCTGGGCGGGATCATCATCATCGACTTCATCGACATGGAAGATGAAGAACACCAGCGCCAGGTGTTGCGCACCCTTGAAAAGCAACTGGAGCGCGATCACGCCAAGACCAACATCATCGGTATCACCGAGTTGGGCCTGGTACAGATGACCCGCAAGCGCACGCGCGAAAGTCTTGAACAAGTGCTGTGCGAGCCGTGTAGCAGTTGTCAGGGGCGCGGTAAGTTGAAGACTCCGGAAACGGTTTGCTACGAGATTTTCCGGGAAATCCTACGGGAGGCACGCGCTTACCAGGCCGAGGGTTATAGAGTCCTGGCCAACCAGAAGGTAGTGGACCGTTTGCTAGACGAAGAGTCAGGCAACGTAGCGGAATTGGAGGGCTTTATTGGCCGCACTATCCGTTTCCAGGTCGAAACCATGTATTCCCAGGAACAATACGACGTGGTGCTGCTCTGA